A genomic stretch from Rhodomicrobium vannielii ATCC 17100 includes:
- a CDS encoding MOSC domain-containing protein, with translation MSATPKIVSLVHYPMKGMNGIDAPKADLTPGEGIPFDRIYAIENGSHAFDTLHPKWFPKLHFLQLMRSERLASLRLAFDEDSHTLTLFRDGRQVARGTLKTKLGRQMIEQFLAAYMKDDLKGPPRIVHADGHQFTDISAKALHLVNLETVRDVSRVIGVDLDPARFRANLYFEGVPAWEERHWVGKTLTCGGAELEVFAETARCEATSVDPTTAQRGISIPAALQSTWGHKNLGLYAKVTRGGTVGVGDTLALV, from the coding sequence ATGTCCGCTACGCCCAAGATAGTTTCACTGGTCCATTATCCCATGAAAGGGATGAACGGGATCGACGCGCCGAAGGCAGACTTAACACCGGGTGAAGGCATTCCTTTCGACCGGATCTATGCCATCGAGAACGGCAGCCACGCTTTCGACACGCTGCACCCGAAATGGTTCCCCAAGCTGCACTTCCTGCAACTGATGCGAAGCGAGCGGTTGGCAAGCCTGCGCCTCGCCTTCGACGAGGACAGTCATACGCTCACGCTGTTCCGCGATGGGCGACAAGTCGCGCGAGGCACGCTGAAGACCAAGCTCGGCCGTCAGATGATCGAGCAGTTTCTCGCGGCCTACATGAAGGACGATCTGAAGGGGCCGCCCCGCATCGTGCATGCGGACGGCCATCAGTTTACGGACATCTCCGCGAAGGCGCTCCATCTCGTCAATCTGGAGACGGTGCGCGACGTTTCCCGCGTCATCGGCGTGGATCTCGACCCGGCGCGTTTCCGTGCGAACCTATATTTCGAGGGCGTGCCCGCGTGGGAAGAGCGGCATTGGGTTGGCAAGACGCTCACCTGCGGCGGCGCCGAACTTGAGGTGTTTGCGGAAACCGCGCGATGCGAGGCGACGAGCGTCGACCCGACGACGGCGCAGCGCGGCATTTCGATCCCGGCGGCGCTGCAAAGCACATGGGGCCACAAGAACCTCGGGCTTTACGCGAAGGTTACGCGCGGCGGCACGGTCGGCGTTGGCGACACCCTCGCGCTCGTTTGA
- the ilvD gene encoding dihydroxy-acid dehydratase produces the protein MPDYRSRTSTHGRNMAGARGLWRATGMKDGDFGKPIIAIANSFTQFVPGHVHLKDLGQLVAREIEKAGGVAKEFDTIAIDDGIAMGHSGMLYSLPSREIIADSVEYMVNAHTADALVCISNCDKITPGMLMASLRLNIPTIFVSGGPMEAGKVTVGGKTHAVDLIDAMIKGADPSVSDEVAEAYERDSCPTCGSCSGMFTANSMNCLTEALGLSLPGNGTMLATHADRKELFLEAGRRIVAITKRYYEGNDASVLPRSIANFEAFENAMTLDIAMGGSTNTVLHLLAAAQEAEVPFTMTDIDRLSRRVPCLSKVAPNIADVHVEDVHRAGGIMGILGELDRGGLINRGCGTVHAPTIAEALDKWDIARTNSPEVQTFYKAAPGGVRTVEAFSQAARWDELDADRAKGVVHSVENAFSKDGGLAVLFGNIALDGCIVKTAGVDASNLTFTGPAVICESQEEAVEKILGGAVTEGDVVLIRYEGPKGGPGMQEMLYPTSYLKSMGLGKKCALITDGRFSGGTSGLSIGHASPEAAEGGAIGLVEQGDIIVIDIPNRVIRVDLSDEVLAKRRAAMEAKGAAAWKPVSRVRHVSQALRAYAALTTSAARGAVRDVSQVERRR, from the coding sequence ATGCCGGACTATCGCTCCCGTACCTCGACCCATGGCCGCAACATGGCGGGCGCTCGCGGTCTCTGGCGGGCAACCGGCATGAAGGACGGCGATTTCGGCAAGCCGATCATCGCTATCGCCAACTCGTTCACGCAGTTCGTGCCGGGCCATGTGCATCTGAAAGACCTGGGCCAGCTCGTCGCGCGCGAGATCGAGAAGGCGGGCGGCGTCGCCAAGGAATTCGACACCATCGCCATCGACGACGGCATCGCGATGGGCCATAGCGGCATGCTCTATTCGCTGCCCTCGCGCGAGATCATCGCCGACTCGGTGGAGTATATGGTCAACGCGCACACCGCCGATGCGCTCGTCTGCATCTCGAATTGCGACAAAATCACGCCCGGCATGCTGATGGCGAGCCTGCGCCTCAACATCCCGACGATCTTCGTTTCCGGCGGCCCGATGGAAGCGGGCAAGGTCACGGTCGGCGGCAAGACGCACGCAGTGGACCTCATCGACGCCATGATCAAGGGCGCGGACCCGAGCGTGTCCGACGAGGTCGCCGAAGCCTACGAGCGCGACTCGTGCCCGACCTGCGGCTCGTGCTCGGGCATGTTCACCGCCAATTCCATGAACTGCCTGACCGAAGCGCTCGGCCTTTCGCTGCCCGGCAACGGCACGATGCTCGCTACCCACGCCGACCGCAAGGAGCTGTTCCTCGAAGCGGGGCGGCGCATCGTGGCCATCACCAAGCGCTATTATGAAGGCAACGACGCGAGCGTGCTGCCGCGCTCCATCGCTAATTTCGAGGCGTTCGAGAACGCGATGACGCTCGACATCGCCATGGGCGGCTCGACGAACACCGTGCTGCATCTGCTCGCCGCCGCGCAGGAAGCGGAGGTGCCCTTCACGATGACCGACATTGACCGGCTGTCGCGCCGCGTGCCGTGCCTCTCCAAGGTCGCGCCGAATATTGCCGATGTGCATGTGGAAGACGTGCACCGCGCGGGTGGCATCATGGGCATCCTCGGCGAACTCGACCGCGGCGGGCTTATCAATCGCGGCTGTGGCACCGTGCACGCGCCGACTATCGCCGAAGCGCTCGACAAGTGGGACATCGCGCGCACCAATTCGCCCGAGGTGCAGACGTTTTACAAGGCCGCGCCCGGTGGCGTACGCACGGTCGAAGCCTTCAGCCAGGCTGCGCGTTGGGACGAACTCGACGCCGACCGCGCGAAAGGCGTCGTCCATTCGGTGGAGAACGCGTTCTCGAAGGACGGCGGCCTCGCCGTGCTGTTTGGCAATATCGCGCTCGACGGCTGCATCGTGAAAACGGCGGGCGTCGACGCATCGAACCTCACCTTTACCGGCCCGGCCGTGATCTGCGAGAGCCAGGAAGAGGCGGTCGAGAAGATCCTCGGCGGCGCGGTGACGGAAGGCGACGTGGTGCTGATCCGCTATGAAGGGCCGAAGGGCGGCCCGGGCATGCAGGAAATGCTCTATCCGACGAGCTATCTCAAGAGCATGGGCCTCGGCAAGAAATGCGCGCTCATCACCGACGGGCGTTTTTCGGGCGGCACATCAGGGCTTTCTATCGGCCATGCTTCGCCGGAAGCGGCGGAAGGCGGCGCGATTGGCCTTGTCGAGCAGGGCGACATCATCGTGATCGACATTCCGAACCGCGTGATTCGCGTCGATCTGTCCGACGAGGTTCTGGCGAAGCGCCGCGCGGCGATGGAAGCGA